A stretch of the Tachysurus fulvidraco isolate hzauxx_2018 chromosome 18, HZAU_PFXX_2.0, whole genome shotgun sequence genome encodes the following:
- the LOC125139378 gene encoding G patch domain and ankyrin repeat-containing protein 1-like: MRRSGLFIRAKEEEKRWMERKTERQTAAALSGQEVRDFYQSLWKEEKKEERDTPRKEESKEERETLRKEERREERRERHRGGRAGWSHRKGAVKNRGGDVGNSSSAPSAGHTEGYRLLRCAEQGDVRGVEELLRRGCDVNFRDQFNWTALMSASFSGRTDTVRVLLQKGALWTLITDTKGRDACDLARLAGHHDVVTILQQFRITHNSHTSHTPADQTQSSAPTQWCEVCEVCYTDSTDTHTSSTLHQFNLKRPPSLPNYCLAPSSVGYKVMLRLGWDPHSGLGPEHSGRRVPVSTVLKLNTKGLGFGPKPRSKVTHFKANDVQAVDRARKRREERRNRAATVSAKDRKRTEDRQRQWERDFRTSFNIDL, translated from the exons ATGAGACGTTCTGGACTCTTCATCCGAGcaaaagaggaggagaaacgatggatggagagaaagacagagagacagacagctgcAGCTCTGAGTGGACAGGAAGTGAGGGACTTTTATCAGAGTCTGtggaaggaggaaaagaaggaggagagagataCACCGAGGAAGGAGGAGTctaaggaggagagagagacactgaggaaggaggagaggagggaggagaggagggagagacaCCGAGGAGGGAGAGCAGGATGGA GTCATAGAAAAGGAGCGGTGAAGAATAGAGGAGGTGATGTTGGGAACTCGAGCTCGGCGCCCTCCGCAGGCCATACTGAGGGTTACAGGCTGCTGCGGTGTGCAGAGCAGGGCGACGTGCGGGGTGTGGAGGAGCTCCTGAGACGAGGCTGTGATGTGAACTTCAGAGACCAGTTTAACTGGACCGCACTGATGAGCGCCTCCTTCTCCGGGAGAACAGACACGGTCCGAGTCCTGCTCCAAAAGGGGGCGCTGTGGACACTGATCACTGACACAAAG GGGAGAGATGCTTGTGATCTGGCTCGTCTTGCTGGTCATCATGATGTCGTCACCATCCTGCAGCAGTTCAGAATCACACACAACTCccacacttcacacactcctgctgaCCAAACACAAAG CTCTGCTCCCACTCAGTGGTgcgaggtgtgtgaggtgtgttacacagacagcacagacacacacacctcttccaCGCTGCACCAGTTCAACCTGAAGCGTCCTCCGTCACTCCCTAACTACTGTCTCGCTCCCTCCAGCGTGGGCTACAAGGTGATGCTGCGTTTGGGATGGGACCCTCACTCCGGCCTGGGACCAGAACACTCGGGACGCCGCGTCCCTGTTAGCACCGTGCTCAAACTCAATACCAAAGGCCTTGGGTTCGGGCCCAAGcccaggtcaaaggtcacacaCTTCAAGGCCAATGACGTGCAGGCTGTCGACAGGGCACGTAAAAGACGAGAGGAGAGACGGAATCGAGCGGCGACGGTCAGCGCTAAGGACAGAAAGAGAAcagaggacagacagagacagtgggAGAGAGATTTCCGCACCTCGTTCAACATCGACCTCTGA
- the LOC113658436 gene encoding bifunctional apoptosis regulator isoform X1, with the protein MFSAVEGSTDVECEVPMSDPEIRTQSVSGESSVLECVLSCHCCYDVLVNPTTLTCGHSFCRHCLALWWESSHRTECPECREPWHGFPKVNILLRDAVEKLHGADVRRRCEEIQSNVSISRSLLAFQRFGDEQSNQRSVSGRAGSFCLGVFLTLSCIMVMLLMYRWSSGGIYNDNLVSKPISRWTVDDVTLWMEQLGSWTNQYRETFLQEQVNGRLLNLLGDDDLLSAPFLMENPSHRRALLQELYRVQSFGVKPPRDLWEYKAANEEKFVFLVYALKDSPRLTFLLLYLFDYEGSFLPLIHTCCPTHSEQKELTEWVWPSWWQWAWLGVKWLVVPYQLMAEFAFDWLSVHYWTSRIVIVNAVLLSLQEGHAVWSSWRRGQLGRLPHRVFAYVWRMGIHSIIFLFLWPLLPQCVWNALFYWGFYCSPAYNTHSILKQLLRHTPTHQA; encoded by the exons ATGTTTAGCGCTGTTGAAGGCAGCacag aTGTTGAGTGTGAAGTCCCAATGTCTGATCCTGAAATAAGAACACAGTCAGTCTCTGGTGAGAGcagtgtgttggagtgtgtgttgtcATGTCACTGTTGTTACGACGTGTTGGTGAACCCGACTACGCTGACATGTGGCCACAGCTTCTGCCGTCACTGCCTCGCCCTGTGGTGGGAGTCGTCACACCGCACGGAGTGTCCTGAGTGCAGAGAGCCATGGCATGGCTTCCCCAAAGTCAACATCCTGCTCAG GGATGCTGTAGAGAAGCTTCACggggccgacgtgaggagaagGTGTGAGGAGATCCAGAGTAACGTTAGCATCTCTCGCTCACTGCTGGCATTTCAGCGTTTTGGAGATGAACAATCCAATCAGAGATCTGTATCAGGAAGAGCAGGAAGCTTCTGTTTGGGAGTGTTCCTTACACTCAGCTGCAtcatg gttatgTTGTTGATGTACCGCTGGTCCAGTGGAGGAATTTACAATGACAACTTGGTCAGTAAGCCAATCAGCAGGTGGACGGTTGATGATGTCACCCTGTGGATGGAGCAGCTTGGGTCCTGGACCAATCAGTACAGAGAAACCTTTTTACAGGAGCAGGTGAACGGCAG gttgTTGAACCTGTTGGGTGATGATGACTTGCTCAGTGCTCCGTTCCTCATGGAGAACCCTTCACACAGACGTGCCCTCCTGCAGGAGCTCTACAGAGTCCAGAGCTTCGGAGTCAAACCCCCACGTGACCTGTGGGAGTACAAG GCGGCAAATGAAGAGAAGTTTGTGTTCCTGGTCTATGCTCTGAAGGACTCGCCCCGCCtcaccttcctcctcctctacCTGTTTGACTATGAAGGCTCCTTCCTTCCTCTCATACACACCTGCTGTCCTACACACAGTGAGCAGAAGGAGCTGACG GAGTGGGTGTGGCCTAGCTGGTGGCAGTGGGCATGGTTGGGTGTGAAGTGGTTGGTCGTGCCGTATCAGCTGATGGCAGAGTTTGCGTTTGATTGGCTGAGTGTGCACTATTGGACCTCTCGAATAGTCATTGTGAACGCTGTACTGCTCTCCTTACAGGAGGGACACGCCGTGTGGAGCAGCTGGAGACGAGGACAACTCGG gaggCTCCCACACCGTGTGTTTGCTTATGTCTGGAGGATGGGGATCCACAGCATTATCTTCCTGTTCCTctggcctctgcttcctcagtgtgtgtggaacGCTCTGTTCTACTGGGGCTTCTACTGCAGTCCTGCCTATAATACACACAGCATACTGAAGCAGCTCCTGcgacacacacctacacaccaagcatga
- the LOC113658436 gene encoding bifunctional apoptosis regulator isoform X3, producing the protein MFSAVEGSTDVECEVPMSDPEIRTQSVSGESSVLECVLSCHCCYDVLVNPTTLTCGHSFCRHCLALWWESSHRTECPECREPWHGFPKVNILLRDAVEKLHGADVRRRCEEIQSNVSISRSLLAFQRFGDEQSNQRSVSGRAGSFCLGVFLTLSCIMVMLLMYRWSSGGIYNDNLVSKPISRWTVDDVTLWMEQLGSWTNQYRETFLQEQVNGRLLNLLGDDDLLSAPFLMENPSHRRALLQELYRVQSFGVKPPRDLWEYKAANEEKFVFLVYALKDSPRLTFLLLYLFDYEGSFLPLIHTCCPTHSEQKELTEGHAVWSSWRRGQLGRLPHRVFAYVWRMGIHSIIFLFLWPLLPQCVWNALFYWGFYCSPAYNTHSILKQLLRHTPTHQA; encoded by the exons ATGTTTAGCGCTGTTGAAGGCAGCacag aTGTTGAGTGTGAAGTCCCAATGTCTGATCCTGAAATAAGAACACAGTCAGTCTCTGGTGAGAGcagtgtgttggagtgtgtgttgtcATGTCACTGTTGTTACGACGTGTTGGTGAACCCGACTACGCTGACATGTGGCCACAGCTTCTGCCGTCACTGCCTCGCCCTGTGGTGGGAGTCGTCACACCGCACGGAGTGTCCTGAGTGCAGAGAGCCATGGCATGGCTTCCCCAAAGTCAACATCCTGCTCAG GGATGCTGTAGAGAAGCTTCACggggccgacgtgaggagaagGTGTGAGGAGATCCAGAGTAACGTTAGCATCTCTCGCTCACTGCTGGCATTTCAGCGTTTTGGAGATGAACAATCCAATCAGAGATCTGTATCAGGAAGAGCAGGAAGCTTCTGTTTGGGAGTGTTCCTTACACTCAGCTGCAtcatg gttatgTTGTTGATGTACCGCTGGTCCAGTGGAGGAATTTACAATGACAACTTGGTCAGTAAGCCAATCAGCAGGTGGACGGTTGATGATGTCACCCTGTGGATGGAGCAGCTTGGGTCCTGGACCAATCAGTACAGAGAAACCTTTTTACAGGAGCAGGTGAACGGCAG gttgTTGAACCTGTTGGGTGATGATGACTTGCTCAGTGCTCCGTTCCTCATGGAGAACCCTTCACACAGACGTGCCCTCCTGCAGGAGCTCTACAGAGTCCAGAGCTTCGGAGTCAAACCCCCACGTGACCTGTGGGAGTACAAG GCGGCAAATGAAGAGAAGTTTGTGTTCCTGGTCTATGCTCTGAAGGACTCGCCCCGCCtcaccttcctcctcctctacCTGTTTGACTATGAAGGCTCCTTCCTTCCTCTCATACACACCTGCTGTCCTACACACAGTGAGCAGAAGGAGCTGACG GAGGGACACGCCGTGTGGAGCAGCTGGAGACGAGGACAACTCGG gaggCTCCCACACCGTGTGTTTGCTTATGTCTGGAGGATGGGGATCCACAGCATTATCTTCCTGTTCCTctggcctctgcttcctcagtgtgtgtggaacGCTCTGTTCTACTGGGGCTTCTACTGCAGTCCTGCCTATAATACACACAGCATACTGAAGCAGCTCCTGcgacacacacctacacaccaagcatga
- the LOC113658436 gene encoding bifunctional apoptosis regulator isoform X2: MSDPEIRTQSVSGESSVLECVLSCHCCYDVLVNPTTLTCGHSFCRHCLALWWESSHRTECPECREPWHGFPKVNILLRDAVEKLHGADVRRRCEEIQSNVSISRSLLAFQRFGDEQSNQRSVSGRAGSFCLGVFLTLSCIMVMLLMYRWSSGGIYNDNLVSKPISRWTVDDVTLWMEQLGSWTNQYRETFLQEQVNGRLLNLLGDDDLLSAPFLMENPSHRRALLQELYRVQSFGVKPPRDLWEYKAANEEKFVFLVYALKDSPRLTFLLLYLFDYEGSFLPLIHTCCPTHSEQKELTEWVWPSWWQWAWLGVKWLVVPYQLMAEFAFDWLSVHYWTSRIVIVNAVLLSLQEGHAVWSSWRRGQLGRLPHRVFAYVWRMGIHSIIFLFLWPLLPQCVWNALFYWGFYCSPAYNTHSILKQLLRHTPTHQA, from the exons ATGTCTGATCCTGAAATAAGAACACAGTCAGTCTCTGGTGAGAGcagtgtgttggagtgtgtgttgtcATGTCACTGTTGTTACGACGTGTTGGTGAACCCGACTACGCTGACATGTGGCCACAGCTTCTGCCGTCACTGCCTCGCCCTGTGGTGGGAGTCGTCACACCGCACGGAGTGTCCTGAGTGCAGAGAGCCATGGCATGGCTTCCCCAAAGTCAACATCCTGCTCAG GGATGCTGTAGAGAAGCTTCACggggccgacgtgaggagaagGTGTGAGGAGATCCAGAGTAACGTTAGCATCTCTCGCTCACTGCTGGCATTTCAGCGTTTTGGAGATGAACAATCCAATCAGAGATCTGTATCAGGAAGAGCAGGAAGCTTCTGTTTGGGAGTGTTCCTTACACTCAGCTGCAtcatg gttatgTTGTTGATGTACCGCTGGTCCAGTGGAGGAATTTACAATGACAACTTGGTCAGTAAGCCAATCAGCAGGTGGACGGTTGATGATGTCACCCTGTGGATGGAGCAGCTTGGGTCCTGGACCAATCAGTACAGAGAAACCTTTTTACAGGAGCAGGTGAACGGCAG gttgTTGAACCTGTTGGGTGATGATGACTTGCTCAGTGCTCCGTTCCTCATGGAGAACCCTTCACACAGACGTGCCCTCCTGCAGGAGCTCTACAGAGTCCAGAGCTTCGGAGTCAAACCCCCACGTGACCTGTGGGAGTACAAG GCGGCAAATGAAGAGAAGTTTGTGTTCCTGGTCTATGCTCTGAAGGACTCGCCCCGCCtcaccttcctcctcctctacCTGTTTGACTATGAAGGCTCCTTCCTTCCTCTCATACACACCTGCTGTCCTACACACAGTGAGCAGAAGGAGCTGACG GAGTGGGTGTGGCCTAGCTGGTGGCAGTGGGCATGGTTGGGTGTGAAGTGGTTGGTCGTGCCGTATCAGCTGATGGCAGAGTTTGCGTTTGATTGGCTGAGTGTGCACTATTGGACCTCTCGAATAGTCATTGTGAACGCTGTACTGCTCTCCTTACAGGAGGGACACGCCGTGTGGAGCAGCTGGAGACGAGGACAACTCGG gaggCTCCCACACCGTGTGTTTGCTTATGTCTGGAGGATGGGGATCCACAGCATTATCTTCCTGTTCCTctggcctctgcttcctcagtgtgtgtggaacGCTCTGTTCTACTGGGGCTTCTACTGCAGTCCTGCCTATAATACACACAGCATACTGAAGCAGCTCCTGcgacacacacctacacaccaagcatga